GGGCATCAGTCCTGTGACCATCCCGACGCTGAAGACCGTGTGCCAGAAGAGCAGCGCCGCGACACCCACACAGAGCACGGCGCCGAAGCGATCGCGGGCCTGACTGGCCCGGCGCACCGCCAGCAGCACCAAGACGATGTAGAGCACGAGCAGCGCCACGCTGCCGATGAAGCCCCACTCCTCGGCCCATATCGCAAAGGGGAAGTCGGTCCAGCGCTCGGGTAGGAAATGCAGCCGGTTCTGCGTCCCCTGCATGTACCCCTTACCATTCCAGCCGCCCGAGCCAACGGCGAGGATCGACTGCCGCGACTGCCACCCGCTGCCCCCTGGGTCCGAGGAGGGGTCGAGGAAGGTGTAGATCCGGCGCTTCTGGTAGTCACGCAGGACGTAGCTCCAGATCAGCGGCGACGCCGCGATCACGGCCAGCAGCAGCGTCAGCACCGCGCGCAGCCGCAGCTTGGTCAGCAGCATGATCGAGATGAAGAGCAGCAGGATCAACAGGGCAGTACCCAGATCCGGCTGTCGCAAGACCAGCACGACCGGCGCGAGCACGAGCAGGAAGGGGATCAGCACATGGCGCAGCGTCCGCGCCTCGACCGTCGGATCGTCGTGGAGGTATTTCGCCAGCGCCAGGATCAGCAGCACCTTCATCGGCTCGGAGGGCTGCGCCGCGAAGCCGAAGAGCTCGAGCCAGCGCTGCGACGCATTGACACTCTTGCCGAAGATCAGCACCAGCAGCAGCGCCAGCAGGCCGGCACCGTAGAGCGGATAGGCCAGCCGGTAGAACAGGCGGTAGTCCACCGTCGCCGAGAGCACGAAGACGCCGAGCCCCAGCACGAGCCAGCCGACCTGCTGGCGCACCAGGGTCAGCGTCGTCGACGCGGTCGCCGAGTGGAGGTTGCCCAGACCGACCACGATCAGCACAGCGATG
This genomic stretch from Pseudomonadota bacterium harbors:
- the rodA gene encoding rod shape-determining protein RodA, giving the protein MSGLSKLRAHFDWPLFICIAVLIVVGLGNLHSATASTTLTLVRQQVGWLVLGLGVFVLSATVDYRLFYRLAYPLYGAGLLALLLVLIFGKSVNASQRWLELFGFAAQPSEPMKVLLILALAKYLHDDPTVEARTLRHVLIPFLLVLAPVVLVLRQPDLGTALLILLLFISIMLLTKLRLRAVLTLLLAVIAASPLIWSYVLRDYQKRRIYTFLDPSSDPGGSGWQSRQSILAVGSGGWNGKGYMQGTQNRLHFLPERWTDFPFAIWAEEWGFIGSVALLVLYIVLVLLAVRRASQARDRFGAVLCVGVAALLFWHTVFSVGMVTGLMPVVGVTLPFVSYGGSSMMTTMCATGLLMNASVRRSSY